In Thunnus thynnus chromosome 4, fThuThy2.1, whole genome shotgun sequence, a genomic segment contains:
- the ptgis gene encoding prostacyclin synthase, which yields MLWTIFLLLNGLLILVLLYAARTRQKNEPPLDKGFIPWLGHALEFGKDAAKFLARMKEKHGDIFTVCVAGHYVTVLLDPNSFDAVLNDTVFLDFTQNRNQLKKRIFSLQLPISLKPSAERKWMENHFQGFNLSKLCTSMNIHLQNLLLNEQKGCSLSEWKQEGLFSLCYSLLFRAGYLTLFERRDNTAAVYKEFRKFDDLLTKLARCSIKRGESKTANSAREQLWELLSPNWLSGGSESSSWQQSYHQFLQEEGVDAEMQKRALLLQLWTTQCNAGPAAFWLLGFLLTHPDAMEAVKSEIRGLTLQDSSLQHPPINPLEAHSTPVFDSVLSETLRLTAAVMISREVVQDKILRMADGQEYHLRRGDRVCVFPFLSPQMDPEIHQEPQVFKYDRFLNNDLTVKDKFYKDGKRLKYYTMPWGAGSNMCVGKEFAVTAIKKFVFLLLTHLDLEMCDPEAKLPPVNASRYGFGMLQPDGELQVRYRLKRTQHEM from the exons ATGCTGTGGACAATATTCTTACTGCTTAATGGATTGCTTATACTAGTTCTCCTTTACGCCGCTCGCACAAG ACAGAAGAACGAGCCACCTCTGGACAAAGGTTTCATTCCATGGTTGGGACATGCACTTGAGTTTGGAAAAGATGCTGCAAAGTTTTTGGccagaatgaaagaaaaacatgggGATATCTTTACA GTCTGTGTTGCGGGCCATTATGTGACTGTGCTGTTGGACCCAAACTCCTTTGATGCTGTGCTGAATGACACAGTCTTCTTGGACTTCACCCAAAACAGAAACCAGCTCAAAAAAAGAATCTTCAGTCTACAGCTGCCAATAAGCCTCAAGCCTTCAGCAGAAAGGAAATGGATGGAAAA ccattttcaaGGTTTCAATCTATCCAAGCTCTGCACTTCCATGAACATTCACCTTCAGAACCTGCTGCTGAATGAGCAGAAAGGCTGCAGCCTTTCAGAGTGGAAACAGGAGGGACTCTTCAGCCTCTGCTACAGCCTTCTTTTCAG GGCTGGATATCTTACATTGTTTGAAAGGAGAGACAATACCGCTGCAGTCTACAAAGAGTTCCGCAAGTTTGATGATCTTCTCACCAAACTGGCTCGCTGCTCAATCAAGCGAG GAGAAAGCAAAACGGCCAACTCGGCACGGGAACAACTGTGGGAGCTGCTGTCCCCAAACTGGCTGAGTGGAGGGTCTGAGTCGAGCTCCTGGCAGCAGAGCTACCATCAGTTCCTTCAGGAGGAGGGAGTAGATGCTGAAATGCAGAAAAGAGctttactgttgcagctgtggACCACACAG TGTAACGCTGGACCTGCTGCGTTTTGGCTATTGGGCTTCCTCCTCACTCACCCCGATGCTATGGAGGCTGTTAAATCAGAGATCAGAGGCCTAACTCTCCAGGACAGTTCCCTACAGCATCCCCCCATCAACCCACTTGAAGCACACAGCACACCTGTGTTTG ATAGCGTTCTGAGTGAGACCCTACGGCTCACCGCTGCGGTAATGATCAGCAGAGAGGTGGTGCAAGACAAGATCCTGCGCATGGCCGATGGACAGGAATACCACCTCAGACGAGgggacagagtgtgtgtgttcccctTCCTCAGCCCGCAAATGGACCCCGAGATACACCAAGAACCGCAG GTTTTCAAGTATGATCGCTTCTTAAATAATGATCTGACAGTGAAGGATAAATTCTACAAGGATGGAAAAAGGCTGAAGTACTACACCATGCCTTGGGGCGCAGGGAGTAATATGTGCGTTGGGAAAGAATTTGCTGTTACAGCCATTAAAAA ATTCGTGTTCTTGCTCTTGACCCATCTTGATCTGGAGATGTGTGACCCAGAGGCTAAATTGCCACCAGTTAATGCCAGTCGTTACGGTTTCGGGATGCTCCAGCCAGATGGAGAGCTGCAGGTCCGGTACAGACTGAAGAGGACGCAACATGAAATGTGA